The DNA segment GGAAATGGTGACATTGTGGGGAGGAAACGGGGATGTCATTGGGAGCTTGTCATGGGACGTTGTGGTCGATCAAGTTCTAGCGTATCGCAAGGGCGCAGTTCAGAAAGAAGTTCGGGTAGAACCTAGGATTTCCCTTACATTTCTAGTACGTTACAACACACCAGAAGGTCAGCAATTCGAGAGTCGCGCCGGTGGCATCGGCGGCGGTGGGCTATTTATTGAGAGCCACAGCCCTCTCCCCGTTGGAACTAAATTGGCACTGGAATTCTCACTTCCTCAAAAGCCCGACCAATGGCTTCCGGCCAAAGGGACCGTGGCGTGGGTATGCCCGAAAGCTGATCAATATACCTTCAGTCCAGGAATGGGGGTGCGATTTACAGAAGTAGATGCGGGCGTACGTGATCGAATTCATGAGGTTGTGAAAGTAACCCAGGTGACAAGCCAGGCTGCCTAAAGCCCTGTACAAGCAGAGCCAGAAGGGCAACATCGTCTCTATATGAAGTTTGCTGTTGTTTCTACTCCAGGTCATCGTGGTAAGTCGTTACTCGTTGATGCTCAACAAGAAACAATACATGTGTATGACACATCAGGTCAGTTGCTTGGCAATGTGTCGTGGGGCTCGCTTATCGAACGAGTATTGGCTAGTAGTGAGGATGCGCGGTTTGCCCATTGCCGCGCACAACCACGAGCCCCGCTCGCGTTGAAAGTACGTTACACTACTCCACAAGGAAAGCAATTCGATAGCCTGACGGGAGGAATCGGTGGGGGCGGGCTCTTTATTGAGAGTGGTGCCCCTCTAAGCCCTGGTACCGAGCTTACGGTTGAGTTTGCACTTCCAGATCGACCAACGGAGAAAATTAGAGCTAAGGCAAAAGTTGCCTGGGCTCGCCACAAGCCGGAACGATACCTTCTCTTTCCCGGCATGGGCATTCAGTTCATGGATTTAGAGGAGAAGATACAGGAAGATCTGGTTAGTCTTGTCGAAGCATTAAATCGAAGTCGATCCCCTTCCTGAAATCGTGTGGTGATATGTACCGGACAGTCAGATCTTGACTGCTTCCGGACGGCTGTATCCTTCCTACAGAATTTTCCAGGTTCAAGAAATCAAATGGA comes from the Nitrospira sp. genome and includes:
- a CDS encoding TIGR02266 family protein; the protein is MKYSILSSLRHKGKVLQMDVEREMVTLWGGNGDVIGSLSWDVVVDQVLAYRKGAVQKEVRVEPRISLTFLVRYNTPEGQQFESRAGGIGGGGLFIESHSPLPVGTKLALEFSLPQKPDQWLPAKGTVAWVCPKADQYTFSPGMGVRFTEVDAGVRDRIHEVVKVTQVTSQAA
- a CDS encoding PilZ domain-containing protein, with the translated sequence MKFAVVSTPGHRGKSLLVDAQQETIHVYDTSGQLLGNVSWGSLIERVLASSEDARFAHCRAQPRAPLALKVRYTTPQGKQFDSLTGGIGGGGLFIESGAPLSPGTELTVEFALPDRPTEKIRAKAKVAWARHKPERYLLFPGMGIQFMDLEEKIQEDLVSLVEALNRSRSPS